A genomic stretch from Plasmodium cynomolgi strain B DNA, chromosome 8, whole genome shotgun sequence includes:
- a CDS encoding splicing regulatory protein (putative), protein MKNASLDAEQGTGDNGNDNEIDNVNEKEREANILKKSLCLSKNMFVGNDILTPFNYSLLAYDTNINERIAKIEQDEDKRIKDLKEISTLAIADGNTTKSHEEMYKENELNSRKQNLRENVIKKLTSIKVNINMKELDEYSSVKKLYLKKIEKDDLQRGKERKKKKKKSSIISSIINDDTVTLDDIGHDLNYMNESLITNQMGELGKNNNEKNSILPVVNHPRNEVHSGPIIKKSDDSVLSSDALKNIKTLDIYKKIKKPKWHFPYKLYRVILGHSGWVNCVDVDISNEWFATGANDRLIKIWDLATCKLKLTLTGHINSIRDIKISKKNPYLFSCGEDNRVKCWDLEYNKVIRDYHGHLSGVYCLSLHPSLDILMSGGRDAVVRVWDIRTKSSIFVLSGHTGTIMSLCSQSVEPQVVSGSQDKMIRLWDLNNGKCRIALTHHKKSIRSLSIHPFEYSFCSCGTDNVKVWCGADAEFDRNITGFNSIINCSLIKQDSYFSDSSILILGSNNGQLHFYDWSSGYKYDTLSNKVVPGTVECENSTLAMAFDKSESRLITTHGDKSIKIWRENEDATPENFPIKWNPYESFKF, encoded by the exons atgaaaaatgcttCTCTAGACGCTGAACAGGGAACAGGTGACAATGGCAATGACAACGAAATTGACAATGttaacgaaaaggaaagggaagcaaacattctaaaaaaaagcttATGCTTGTCAAAAAACATGTTCGTGGGAAATGACATACTAACGCCGTTTAATTATAGCCTTCTTGCATATGACACGAACATAAATGAAAGAATTGCTAAGATCGAGCAGGATGAGGATAAGAGAATAAAggatttaaaagaaatatccACCTTGGCAATTGCAGATGGGAACACCACAAAGAGTCACGAAGAAATGTACAAGGAAAATGAACTGAATTCAAGAAAACAAAACTTAAGAgaaaatgttataaaaaaattaacgtcCATAAAAGTGAATATAAACATGAAAGAATTGGATGAATATTCTtctgttaaaaaattgtacttaaaaaaaatcgaaaaggatGACTtacaaaggggaaaggaaagaaagaaaaagaaaaaaaaatcttccaTCATAAGTAGCATTATAAATGATGACACAGTTACGCTTGACGATATAGGACATGATTTAAACTACATGAACGAAAGCCTGATAACTAATCAGATGGGCgaattggggaaaaataataatgaaaagaatAGCATTTTACCCGTTGTAAATCACCCAAGAAATGAAGTACACAGTGGACCGATTATAAAAAAGTCGGACGACAGTGTACTAAGTAGTGATGCgctaaaaaacataaaaacgttggatatttataaaaaaataaaaaaaccaAAGTGGCACTTTCCATACAAATTATACAGAGTAATCCTAGGTCATTCAGGGTGGGTAAATTGTGTCGACGTGGACATAAGCAACGAATGGTTTGCTACTGGTGCAAATGACAGATTAATTAAAATCTGGGATTTAGCGACgtgtaaattaaaattaaccTTAACTGGTCATATAAATAGTATACgtgatataaaaatttcgaagAAAAATCCTTACCTATTTAGTTGTGGTGAAGATAACAGAGTAAAATGTTGGGATTTAGAATACAATAAAGTGATAAGAGATTATCATGGGCATCTGTCAGGTGTATACTGCTTATCGTTACATCCATCGTTAGATATACTCATGAGTGGGGGACGTGATGCCGTAGTGAGAGTTTGGGACATTAGAACAAAGagctccatttttgtgttatcAGGTCACACAGGGACTATTATGTCTCTGTGTTCGCAATCTGTTGAGCCACAGGTTGTGTCGGGATCTCAAGATAAAATGATAAGGTTGTGGGATTTAAATAATGGGAAGTGCAGAATAGCATTAACacatcataaaaaaagtattcgGTCACTATCTATTCATCCTTTTGAATATAGTTTTTGTAGTTGTGGCACGGATAATGTTAAAGTGTGGTGTGGAGCGGACGCTGAATTTGATAGGAACATTACAGGCTTTAATTCGATAATTAATTGCAGTTTAATTAAGCAGGATTCCTATTTTAGTGACTCGTCTATTTTAATCCTGGGAAGTAACAATGGCCAGCTGCACTTTTACGATTGGTCCAGCGGTTATAAATATGACACGTTATCAAACAAAGTGGTCCCCGGTACGGTCGAGTGTGAAAATTCCACGTTAGCCATGGCCTTCGACAAAAGTGAAAGTCGGTTGATAACAACCCACGGGGATAAGTCCATTAAG ATTTGGagagaaaatgaagacgCGACGCCGGAAAATTTCCCCATCAAGTGGAACCCCTACGAGAGCTTCAAATTTTGA
- a CDS encoding hypothetical protein (putative), which translates to MIKIAKRQIYYSCEKKKYYTNRLYKKVCSNCTSLNINNVSRCVYCDSLLSDNDIRLIKNTIFTDIINVRKEWKLFDRKAVRSNNFSAPLLNNVEIDDKYVRLKKGLINNCDKLYVYYNCYDYIILNNPHSNSCLNLMVLFKGIMYDVKNLKRKNINCLLHLYNYIYFVTDIFL; encoded by the coding sequence atgataaaaattgcgAAGAGGCAAATATACTACtcgtgtgaaaaaaaaaaatattacacaaacagattatataaaaaggtgTGCAGCAACTGCACAAgtttaaacataaataatgtaAGCAGGTGTGTGTACTGTGATAGCTTACTAAGCGACAATGATATCAGATTAATAAAGAACACCATTTTTACAGATATCATAAATGTTCGAAAGGAGTGGAAGCTTTTTGACAGAAAAGCTGTAAGAAGTAACAACTTTTCTGCACCGTTATTGAATAATGTCGAAATTGACGATAAATATGTTCGACTTAAAAAGGGGCTGATAAATAATTGTGATAAATTGTACGTCTACTACAACTGTTATGATTATATcatattaaataatcctCATAGCAATTCCTGTCTTAATCTTATGGTTTTATTTAAAGGCATTATGTATGATGTTAAGAATttaaagaggaagaacatAAACTGCTTGTTGCATTTGTAcaactatatatattttgtcaCTGATATATTTCT
- a CDS encoding hypothetical protein (putative) yields MCSNTYFYNTFARKSSLNGNLTKQKFERLPRNGNRTTAFSKLLVACVLVLLCLLPVFTQREGVISQTKLSNNARSLAMKKMENRPWSGLSTSSLDDPEFQMIIERWADFEDRMQRKWEYIEYLEHDAWHQLLFGTWLIASLMMNKSSNTTRIFEDWLNMCHVMGMKRVNKNKDDNDILNDVIKKLKHKAFNKLIKDWDVEVEDYWKDIVRMKLEKNMEWCNILRTKCNAWINYHFS; encoded by the exons ATGTGCAGCAATACATATTTCTACAACACCTTCGCAAGAAAATCATCTTTAAATGGCAACTTAACGAAACAGAAATTCGAACGGTTACCCCGCAATGGAAACAGAACTACTGCGTTTTCTAAGCTTTTAGTGGCATGCGTCTTGGTCCTTTTATGTCTATTGCC CGTGTTCACCCAACGAGAAGGCGTTATTTCCCAAACAAAACTGAGCAACAATGCGAGAAGCTTGgcaatgaagaaaatggaaaaccgTCCCTGGTCTGGCCTTTCAACAAGCAGCTTAGACGATCCTGAATTTCAAATGATCATAGAAAGATGGGCCGATTTTGAGGACAGGATGCAAAGGAAATGGGAATACATAGAATACCTAGAACATGATGCATGGCATCAACTCTTGTTCGGCACCTGGTTAATAGCATCTCTAATGATGAACAAATCATCCAACACGACACGCATATTTGAAGATTGGTTAAATATGTGCCATGTAATGGGAATGAAacgtgtaaataaaaataaagacgataacgatattttaaatgatgtCATCAAAAAACTGAAACATAAAGCTTTCAACAAATTAATTAAGGACTGGGATGTCGAGGTAGAAGATTACTGGAAAGATATCGTAAGAATgaagttagaaaaaaatatggaatgGTGTAATATTCtaagaacaaaatgtaacGCCTGGATAAACTACCATTTCAGCTGA